The segment ACCCGGGTCCGTTCAGTGATCTTCCGGTCAAAACTCATCTCAACATGGTTCACCGATTCGGCCCGCGTGGAGTTGGGGGAAAGGGTCATCCGGGCGATCGAGGGCAAGCTGATGGATTCGCCCTCCGGCATATTAAATGTCTTGGCGCGTTCCAGGGTGGTGTTCATCGCCAGGGCGCGCACGGTGAGCGTGGGAGAGAGGTCGGCCGTGATCCCGACGCGGGGGCGCACCATGTTTCGCGTTCGGACCGATTCGAGGTGGTCGAAGGTCAACCCCCCCATCATCTCGATGTGATCGCCTAATTTGAACCGATCCTGCAAGTCCAGGGAGACCAGGAGATTCTGGTTCTGGGAAAGGGTGCCGTTGGCGTCAGAGATCGAAGCCAGCACCTGCGACAGTTCGGAACTCGTCATGAGGGGCAATCCGAACTGCCGCAATCCGAGTGTGACCGTGGCCGTGTGGGTGTCATCGAGCTTAAAGTTGAGAGCACTGCTCACGCTGGCCTGATTTGAACCCAAAAACCCGACTCCCCCGGCGACCAGCAGCTGAGTGGTGGGAGAGAGGGTATGAATAAAGGCAAACGTGGAATTGAAGGAATTGGCGTCGAGGCTCGCATTTGAAACCTCGCTCGCCGAAGAGATTTCCAGCACGCCGCGAAACGGGAGAGAGGAGCCGTTCGGGGAGTTCTCAGCCACGGCTTCCAAATCCGGATTGTCCCTGAACCGCAGGATGGGGCGGGTACTTCGCGATGTTCTTAAAACCCACTTCGCATCTTCGAGCCGGTCGTCCCCCTCCGCAGTAATTCGCGGCGGTTTAAACGCCAGGGTGAGAATGTCGGAAAGGTGAATGACCAGTGAGTCATTTCTGCCCGGAGTGACGACCAGCGCTTTGGAGACTTCACTCCACGGAGCAACGGTGAAAACCTGAAGGATGTAACTGCCCGGAAAGAGCGCTGTGAATTGAAACTGACCTTTCAGGTCGCTCAGGGTCTTTCGCTCAATGGGCAGCGTCGAGCCGGTGCTGTAGAGAGCCACGGCGACCCCGACGGCGGGTTGACCGGTGGGCTCCTTCACCACGCCGCTCAGGGATCCCAATTCCAGCGCCTGGGCACACGTCGTGCTCAGAAAAAACAAGAGACAACCAATGAGGGCTCGATGTTTCATGAGGTGGTCATCCGGATCAATTTGGAGCCAACCCTGTCGCAGCGCCTGCCCGGGGAAACGCCCCCCCGGGAACACCTCGCGCGCCTGCCCTTCCGCTTCGGGGCTTCCGGTCACGCCGCGGGAATTTCTTAAATTCACAGATCCTAGTTCTTGACCTCAAACGTCGCCGTCGGGACGATGGTCTGCTTGCTGATATTATCACTTACTTTGATTTGAACGTTATACTTTCCCGGCGGCAGGGTGTCCAAGCGCATCAGCTTTTCAATGGTCATTTGAGACGATGCGCCTTCGACCTTCTCGGGAGTTTCCACATAATTCAAAACCTGCGATTTGTCCTTGTCGTTGGTGATGGTGTACTCCACTTGAACCGAAGGCCGGTTGGTCTGTTCATCCACCGCCAGATTATACACCTGCAAGTAAATCCCGAGGTTCTGCTGACGGTCGAAAGTCACATTCACACTGGGCCGCACCTTCATGGAGCCGATCACAAACTGCTGGTCCGAGCCCACTAACTTCGAGGGTATTTTCTCAATTTTGTCGGCCAAAATCAAAGTGCTGGATTCCAGCTTCTCGTCGTTGAATGAAGGAATCCTCAAGCGCGTCGTATAGCTCCCCAGATTGCCGCTGTTGACGTCTTTGAGCACGAGGTCGATCTTGTAAAGGCCCGGTCTCATCGGGAATGATTTCTGAAAGACGGACACGCCTGCAAGTTCCCGCTGGAAATCACTGTCCGGGATGCGCCGGTCGATGACCTGTTCGAAGGTCTGCGCCACGCGGCCATTCACGCCGGTAATGCGGCCAAAGACGTTGACCACGGCCTGATGGATCCCCTCCCTCTCCACGTAGGTGAGGTTCTTATTGTCAATTTGGAGCGTGATCGGCGTCAGAACGGTTTCATTGGTGATCTTGATGAAATCGCTGCGCATTTCGAAGGGCAGGAGGTTATACGAAAGCTTGGTGGTCACGACCGCTTCGAGATCTTTGAATTTCACCGCCGGCGGACGGTTAATCTTGGACAGCAGTTCCAGGCGTTCGAATTCGTTTTGCCCCATCGTCTGTCCGCCAATGGATTTGCCCATGTGCGTGCCGTCCGTGTTGTTGAAGCGGTCCACCTTGCTGGCCAGACCCATTTGCTCCATCATCGTCAGGCCGGCATTGGGGACGTACAACAAAGCATCCTTCTCACTGGGGTCAATGGTC is part of the Terriglobia bacterium genome and harbors:
- a CDS encoding carboxypeptidase-like regulatory domain-containing protein, whose amino-acid sequence is MNLRNSRGVTGSPEAEGQAREVFPGGRFPGQALRQGWLQIDPDDHLMKHRALIGCLLFFLSTTCAQALELGSLSGVVKEPTGQPAVGVAVALYSTGSTLPIERKTLSDLKGQFQFTALFPGSYILQVFTVAPWSEVSKALVVTPGRNDSLVIHLSDILTLAFKPPRITAEGDDRLEDAKWVLRTSRSTRPILRFRDNPDLEAVAENSPNGSSLPFRGVLEISSASEVSNASLDANSFNSTFAFIHTLSPTTQLLVAGGVGFLGSNQASVSSALNFKLDDTHTATVTLGLRQFGLPLMTSSELSQVLASISDANGTLSQNQNLLVSLDLQDRFKLGDHIEMMGGLTFDHLESVRTRNMVRPRVGITADLSPTLTVRALAMNTTLERAKTFNMPEGESISLPSIARMTLSPNSTRAESVNHVEMSFDRKITERTRVVVSFFQDQFRDRTLLLSNFDSIDVGGSTQRGYGVALLSHPTSKLSFSLGYNYAGGLEESDLTASMTEPGGEGTPIFKNRYYHIVTGGMGFQLPRAQTQVNILYRKILGLPLTLIDPFQSNFFASEAGLNVVITQPLPNFTLLPGQLEAQADFRNLFSEGSSRPGNSLPIDFLSQQARVIRGGLSLKF
- a CDS encoding GWxTD domain-containing protein; the protein is MKASKLIFLAVVGCVIALLLTGSASLADKKSKEQKEREKSLKAEKEGKFYKDWLQKDVTYIITDEERKAFKNLSTDEERDQFIEQFWLRRDPTPDTQENEFKEEHYRRIAYANEHYGSGIPGWKTDRGRIYVMYGPADEIESHPSGGSYERPSEEGGGSTSTYPFEIWRYRYIEGIGNEVLLEFVDPTMSGEYHLTIDPSEKDALLYVPNAGLTMMEQMGLASKVDRFNNTDGTHMGKSIGGQTMGQNEFERLELLSKINRPPAVKFKDLEAVVTTKLSYNLLPFEMRSDFIKITNETVLTPITLQIDNKNLTYVEREGIHQAVVNVFGRITGVNGRVAQTFEQVIDRRIPDSDFQRELAGVSVFQKSFPMRPGLYKIDLVLKDVNSGNLGSYTTRLRIPSFNDEKLESSTLILADKIEKIPSKLVGSDQQFVIGSMKVRPSVNVTFDRQQNLGIYLQVYNLAVDEQTNRPSVQVEYTITNDKDKSQVLNYVETPEKVEGASSQMTIEKLMRLDTLPPGKYNVQIKVSDNISKQTIVPTATFEVKN